In Halobacillus amylolyticus, the following proteins share a genomic window:
- a CDS encoding cytidylyltransferase domain-containing protein, whose protein sequence is MKILVVIPARGGSKGIPRKNVRLMCGKPLISYSIKNALCSTFNLDVVVSTDDEEIERIAESHGAKVIKRPNELATDQVTLDPVIHHTLLEMERGKNVTYDYVVTMQPTSPLLTTRTLDEAIKDFSQNSFDTVISGINSPHLSWTEKDGIVVPLYKERLNRQYLPKNLIETGAFVITKREFVEENSRLGPSVSIYEVPENESIDIDSPQDWWVAEKELSKKIILIRTDGYAEIGLGHIYRCLLLAHNLIDHEVRFILTSRSDIGIKKIRESHFKYHIIEDDYDIDKLINEYQCNILVNDILDTTEEYVKYCKGLGVRVVNFEDLGPGGLHADAVINDLYEKRNDYKNYYWGSDYYCIRDEFLLAKPAKFNEEVQEVLIIFGGTDPCNLTYRTFDALKTFPYKNIHYTFILGMGYSHTEELVFAASKSSLNIDIVSDVKRMTELMGKADIAISSQGRTMLELASMAVPTILLAQNEREQHHEFGYLQNGFINLGFGNIVEDRTIRETLLWLISSPQIRKQMKEQMLKNDLKKGAQRVINLILDRDL, encoded by the coding sequence TTGAAGATACTAGTTGTAATTCCTGCACGTGGTGGGTCTAAAGGGATCCCAAGGAAAAATGTTAGGTTAATGTGTGGGAAACCACTTATAAGCTATAGTATAAAGAATGCATTGTGTAGTACATTTAATCTAGACGTGGTTGTTTCCACTGATGATGAAGAGATTGAAAGAATTGCCGAATCTCATGGTGCAAAAGTAATAAAGAGGCCTAATGAACTAGCAACTGACCAAGTTACTTTAGATCCTGTAATCCATCATACTTTACTTGAAATGGAGAGAGGGAAAAACGTAACGTATGATTATGTTGTAACCATGCAGCCCACTTCACCTTTATTAACAACAAGAACATTAGATGAGGCTATTAAGGACTTCTCACAGAACAGTTTTGATACAGTGATTAGTGGAATCAATAGTCCACACCTTTCTTGGACTGAGAAGGATGGAATAGTCGTCCCGCTTTATAAAGAACGACTCAATCGTCAATATCTCCCTAAAAATTTAATCGAAACGGGAGCATTTGTAATTACAAAAAGAGAGTTTGTAGAAGAAAATAGTAGGCTTGGCCCCAGCGTGTCGATATATGAAGTCCCAGAAAATGAATCTATAGATATAGATAGTCCTCAGGACTGGTGGGTAGCTGAAAAGGAACTTTCAAAAAAAATTATTTTAATTAGAACAGATGGGTACGCAGAAATTGGATTAGGGCATATTTACAGATGTTTGCTCTTAGCACACAATTTAATTGATCATGAAGTTAGATTTATATTAACAAGTCGCTCAGACATCGGTATAAAAAAAATTAGAGAAAGTCATTTTAAATATCATATCATAGAAGATGATTATGATATTGATAAACTAATAAATGAGTACCAATGTAATATTTTGGTTAATGATATTCTTGATACAACTGAGGAATACGTTAAATATTGTAAAGGTTTAGGAGTGCGAGTAGTAAACTTTGAAGATCTTGGACCTGGCGGGCTTCATGCAGATGCAGTCATTAATGATCTCTATGAAAAAAGAAATGATTATAAAAACTATTATTGGGGAAGCGATTATTATTGCATAAGGGATGAGTTTTTACTTGCCAAACCAGCAAAATTTAATGAAGAAGTCCAAGAAGTGTTAATTATATTTGGGGGGACCGATCCATGTAACCTTACATATAGAACCTTCGATGCTTTGAAAACATTCCCTTATAAAAATATCCATTATACTTTTATTTTAGGTATGGGCTATAGCCACACTGAAGAGTTAGTTTTTGCAGCTAGCAAGTCGAGTTTAAATATCGATATTGTAAGCGATGTGAAACGGATGACAGAATTAATGGGAAAAGCTGATATCGCAATATCATCTCAAGGGAGAACAATGCTAGAACTTGCCTCGATGGCAGTGCCTACCATTCTATTAGCCCAAAACGAAAGAGAACAACACCATGAATTTGGATATTTGCAAAATGGCTTTATTAATTTAGGGTTTGGTAATATCGTTGAGGATCGGACTATTAGAGAAACGTTACTTTGGTTAATAAGTAGCCCGCAAATAAGAAAACAAATGAAAGAGCAAATGTTGAAAAATGACCTAAAGAAAGGCGCACAACGAGTAATTAATTTAATACTTGATCGAGACCTGTAA
- a CDS encoding N-acetylneuraminate synthase family protein, producing the protein MKSQIIERALGGKFVLIAEIGVNYYDIAKKLNITPMEAAKLMVKKAKKVGIHAVKFQTYKAETLAAKNSPSYWDTSEEPTTSQYELFKKFDSFTYNEYKELYDYCNDLGIEFLSTAFDVESVDYLYDLMGVFKISSSDLNNLPFVEYQAKKGKPILLSVGASGEEEIAETIQVIRKHNNEPIVLLHCVLEYPTPYEHANLNRILTLKNKYPNVIIGYSDHTKPDEDADVIKTAYNLGALVIEKHFTLDKSLPGNDHYHAMDTEDASKIINGIDFTNSIRGSYDIKCLDTELTSRRNARRSLVAKCDIEKGVTINSKMLTFKRPGTGISPAEINKVVGKVSKETIREDSIIQFKMIEE; encoded by the coding sequence ATGAAGAGTCAAATTATAGAAAGAGCATTGGGAGGGAAGTTCGTACTGATTGCTGAAATAGGTGTAAATTACTACGATATTGCTAAGAAGCTGAATATTACACCTATGGAAGCAGCGAAATTAATGGTTAAAAAAGCAAAAAAGGTAGGCATACATGCTGTTAAATTCCAAACATATAAGGCAGAGACATTAGCAGCCAAGAATTCGCCATCTTATTGGGATACTAGTGAAGAGCCTACAACTTCTCAATATGAGCTATTCAAAAAGTTCGACAGCTTTACCTATAACGAGTATAAAGAATTGTACGATTATTGTAATGACTTAGGTATAGAATTTCTATCAACAGCGTTTGATGTTGAATCTGTAGATTATCTTTACGATCTGATGGGTGTTTTTAAGATTTCTTCTTCAGATTTAAATAATCTTCCGTTTGTTGAATATCAAGCAAAAAAGGGAAAACCAATTTTACTTTCCGTTGGAGCTTCGGGCGAAGAGGAAATCGCAGAAACGATTCAAGTTATAAGAAAGCATAATAATGAACCTATTGTTTTACTCCATTGCGTACTTGAATATCCTACACCGTATGAGCATGCTAATCTTAATAGAATCTTAACATTAAAAAATAAATACCCTAACGTAATAATCGGATATTCAGATCATACAAAACCTGATGAGGACGCGGATGTAATTAAAACTGCATACAATCTAGGTGCACTAGTGATAGAGAAACATTTTACTTTGGATAAATCGTTACCAGGTAATGATCATTATCATGCGATGGATACAGAAGATGCAAGTAAAATTATAAATGGAATAGATTTTACTAATAGCATCAGAGGCTCTTATGATATCAAATGCTTAGACACAGAATTAACTTCTAGACGGAATGCACGAAGGTCTTTAGTTGCCAAATGTGATATTGAAAAAGGCGTTACTATCAATAGCAAAATGCTTACCTTTAAGAGGCCAGGCACTGGGATCTCACCGGCAGAAATTAATAAAGTAGTTGGGAAAGTCTCAAAGGAGACCATTAGGGAGGATTCTATTATACAGTTTAAAATGATTGAGGAATAA